A genome region from Mustelus asterias unplaced genomic scaffold, sMusAst1.hap1.1 HAP1_SCAFFOLD_47, whole genome shotgun sequence includes the following:
- the LOC144483144 gene encoding uncharacterized protein LOC144483144, which produces MEKPWKCVDCGKGFSFPSQLEVHRRSHTGERPFTCSVCGKGFTHSYNLLTHQRVHTGERPFTCPVCAKGFTRSSHIVTHQLVHTDERLSPCSDCGKSFKCKKDLLTHQRIHTGERPFTCCVCGKGFIQSSHLQTHQLVHSDNKLFNCSHCEKSFKNKKDLLTHQYTHTGERPFTCCVCGKGFSHPSALLNHQRIHTGERPFTCSDCGKGFINSSNLLIHQQLHTGDRPFTCSECGKGFTRSYNLLTQQQVHSEERPFTCSVCGKGFTRSSNLLNHQRVHTGERPFTCSMCGKGFSQSSNLLTHQRVHSGERPFTCSVCGKGFSHFSYLLKHQRVHTGERPFTCNVCGKGFVQSSHLLTHQRVHTGERPFTCNVCGKGFVQSSHLLTHRRVHKGLQGLDSTLIDAVNHIQV; this is translated from the coding sequence atggagaaaccgtggaaatgtgtggattgtgggaagggattcagtttcccatcacaactggaagttcatcggcgcagtcacactggggagagaccgttcacctgctctgtctgtgggaagggattcacccattcatacaaccttctgactcaccaacgggttcacactggggagaggccgttcacctgccctgtgtgtgcgaagggattcactcgctcatcccacattgtgacacaccaacttgttcacactgatgagagactgtctccatgttctgactgtgggaagagttttaaatgcaaaaaagatctgctgacgcaccaacgtattcacactggggagagaccgttcacctgctgtgtgtgtgggaaaggattcattcagtcatcccacttgcagacacatcaacttgttcactctgataacaaactttttaattgttcccactgtgagaagagctttaaaaataaaaaagatctgctgacgcaccaatatactcacactggggagaggccattcacctgctgtgtgtgtgggaagggattcagccatccatctgccctattgaaccaccagagaattcacactggggagaggcccttcacctgctcagactgtgggaagggattcattaattcatccaaccttctgatacaccagcaactccacacaggggatcgaccgttcacctgctctgaatgtgggaagggattcacccgttcatacaaccttctgacacagcagcaggttcacagtgaggagaggccattcacttgctctgtatgtgggaagggattcactcgttcatccaacctattgaatcaccagcgagttcacactggggagaggccgttcacctgctccatgtgtgggaagggattcagtcagtcatccaacctgctgacacatcagagagttcacagtggggagaggccatttacctgctcggtctgtgggaagggattttctcatttctcttatcttctgaaacaccagcgagttcacactggggagaggccgttcacctgtaatgtctgtggaaagggatttgttcagtcatcccacctgctaacacaccagcgagttcacactggggagaggccgttcacctgtaatgtctgtggaaagggatttgttcagtcatcccacctgctaacacaccggcgagttcacaagggactgcaaggtttggattctacacttatcgatgctgttaatcatatccaggtctga